TTTAATTTTTTAACCGACTCATAGGGGGCAACGGCAGCGCCAAGTTCATTACAGGTATCATGATGGGCTCCGTGGTAATCTGAGCCGCCGGTGGCTATTAAACCGTATTCCTTTGTTAGTTTGTAATAGTGCTCCACCATCAGGGGTGTATGATTTTTGTGCCATACTTCCAAGCCCTTTAAGCCTGTTTTGATGAGGTCTGGCAGCAAGCTATCCGCCTTGGATAAACCGGGATGGGCCAACACCGGAACACCCTTAGCTTTAATAATGAGTTGGATTGCTTCAGCCGGTGTTAATTTATCCCTGGGCACATAGGCTGGTTTGCCCGCGCCGATATACTGGTTAAAGGCTTCTTGCAGCGAAGAGACATACTTTTTCTCCAACAGTGCTCTGGCAATATGCGGTCTACCCAGCGTGCCGTCACCGGACAATTCCATGACCCGTGACATCTTAATACCCAGACCCAATTCCTTAAGCTTATTAACCATTTTTTCAGCCCGGACGAGTCTCTCGTCCTGCAGGTCTCGCAGGGTAGTAATAAATTCTTCGTTGTTCGGGTCGATAAAATAACCAAGAACATGAATTTCCATACCTTGATAGTAAGTATTAACCTCCACCCCGGAGATTACTTCCAGTCGAAAACCAGCAGCAGCCTCCATGGCTTCAGTAACCCCGGCCAGGGTATCGTGATCGGATATGGCAATGGCACTTAGACCCTTTCTCAAGGCTTTACCTACCACTTCCTTTGGTGTATCTGCACCATCAGAAGCTGTTGTATGAACATGCAAGTCTGCATCCATTTGGCATCACCGCTTTTTTCTCCAGTATGCCCAGCAAATTAGTCTTAACATTCTTACTTTCTAGTTAAAGAAGAAAAATCCTTCCCTGCTAGCCACAAACATCCTTGAACAACCGCAGCCAGTTATCACCCAATATTTTATCTACTTCACTGGAAGAAAAGCCTCTTTTGCGCAAAAGGCTGCTGATATTAGGTACCGCCACACCGGCATGCTCCAGGCCTGCTGTGGTATCATCTATGCCGTCAAAATCTGAACCCAAACCAATACAAGCAATGCCCCCAACTTTATATAAATGCTCAATATGATCCAGTAGTCGATCTAAGGAAGCACTGTATAAGTCGATAAACTGTGGTACAAAGGTTACACCAATCACCCCACCCCTGACAGCAATGGCTCTCACTTGCTCATCGGTGAGATTCCTGGGGTGATTACAGAGGGAAAAACAATTGGAGTGACTGGCCACCAGGGGCACCTTGACCTCTGACATGACATCCCAAAAGCTGGGTTGTGAGATATGAGAAACATCAATAATCATACCTATTTCAGCCATGCGTTGCACCACTTGTCGGCCTAGCACTGTCAGCCCACCCGCTTCTTTTCCTAGGCCAACGCCATCGGCCAATTCATTACGACCATTCCAGGTGAGAGTTAAGGCCCTTACCCCCTGTCGATAATATTCTTCCAGCTGTTCAATGCTGCCTCTTAAAGCCTCGCCACCCTCAATGGTTAGTACAGCACAGATCTTATTGGCACTGAGAGCCTTTTTTATCTCCTCAGAATTTTTCACATGACAAATATCTGAACTGTTAGCAAGCATCGAATCTTGGAATAAAGTTATGATTTCGTTGGTATAACTAACCGGTTGTATGCTGTTTTCCGGCCCGACAAAAATGGCAAAAAACTGGACGTCAATGCCACCCTGGCGCAAACGAGGCAGGTCTAAATGCCCACGGCTTGAACTATAACCCAGGGTTCGATTTTGTTGTGTTAAGACAGTTAAGGTATCACAATGACCATCCACCACAGGCAACAGACATCCCCCCTCCCTGACAAGTTCCCCTTAAGTAAGAAACCTGTTTGCAAAATTGCAAACAGGTTGTACGAAAAATAACTAGTTAATCTATAATTATCTTGGTTCAACTATTAGTTTAATGGCTGTTCTTTCATCACCATCAATAATTACATCAGTAAAGGCAGGGATGCAAATCAAGTCTACTCCACTGGGGGCAACAAACCCTCTGGCAATGGCAATAGCCTTTACCGCCTGGTTTAAAGCACCAGCACCAATGGCTTGCATTTCGGCACAACCACGCTCCCTAAGTACTCCGGCCAGTGCCCCTGCTACAGAATTTGGGTTGGATTTTGCTGAAACTTTTAAGACCTCCATGCTGAAACCTCCTTAGTAAGTTTGGACGATAGCTCTAATCCCTGTATTGATTTTATTCTGCAAAGTCCTAAAAATTCCTGCTATTGTAAGAAATTTATAAAAACTTGTGCCATAAGCCATCTGATTATTCTAAATGAAAGATTCTGTCTATTTTTAGGGCTTGTCCATTTTCCGGATTAACCTCTATCACCACGGCATTTAACTGATAGCTGGTATCTGCCACCTCAAAACGCCTGGGCAACTGGGTAATAAACTTCTCCAGAACAATTTCCTTTGTGACGCCAATCACAGAATCTCTCGGGCCGGTCATGCCAATATCGGTTATATAGGCGGTACCGTTTGGTAAGATACGCTCATCCGCTGTTTGTACATGGGTATGAGTGCCGCAAATAGCTGTAACTTTGCCGTCTAAATACCAACCCATGGCAACCTTTTCCGAGGTAGCTTCCGCATGAAAATCCACAAAAATAAGATTGGTTTGATATTGCAGTTCTTTTAAAATGTTGTCCATGGTGCGAAAGGGGCAGTCTAATTCCTGCATATAAATGCGACCGGAAACATTTACCACCCCAATGTTAACACCTTGTTTAGTTTGGTATAAATGATAACCCACACCGGGCGTACCCGGTGGATAGTTGGCTGGCCGTAAAAGTCTTTTTTCCTTTTCTATATAATCAAAAATCTCTTTCTTATTCCAAACATGATTACCCATGGTAAAAACATCAATACCGGCATTAAACAACTGCTTAGCAATTTCCTTGGTTATGCCATGACCTGCCGCTGCATTTTCACCGTTGGCAATGACAAAATCTATGCTCATTTCCCTGCGCAAGGCACTAAGATTCTCTAAAATTGCCCGCCTTCCCGGACGACCAACAATATCTCCGATCATTAAGATACGCAATTGATTACAAAGCCCCCTATTTATTAAAAACCAAAACTCTGCCTTCTTCTCGGAAGGC
This region of Desulforamulus ferrireducens genomic DNA includes:
- a CDS encoding PHP domain-containing protein, producing the protein MDADLHVHTTASDGADTPKEVVGKALRKGLSAIAISDHDTLAGVTEAMEAAAGFRLEVISGVEVNTYYQGMEIHVLGYFIDPNNEEFITTLRDLQDERLVRAEKMVNKLKELGLGIKMSRVMELSGDGTLGRPHIARALLEKKYVSSLQEAFNQYIGAGKPAYVPRDKLTPAEAIQLIIKAKGVPVLAHPGLSKADSLLPDLIKTGLKGLEVWHKNHTPLMVEHYYKLTKEYGLIATGGSDYHGAHHDTCNELGAAVAPYESVKKLKEVAGKI
- a CDS encoding dipeptidase yields the protein MVDGHCDTLTVLTQQNRTLGYSSSRGHLDLPRLRQGGIDVQFFAIFVGPENSIQPVSYTNEIITLFQDSMLANSSDICHVKNSEEIKKALSANKICAVLTIEGGEALRGSIEQLEEYYRQGVRALTLTWNGRNELADGVGLGKEAGGLTVLGRQVVQRMAEIGMIIDVSHISQPSFWDVMSEVKVPLVASHSNCFSLCNHPRNLTDEQVRAIAVRGGVIGVTFVPQFIDLYSASLDRLLDHIEHLYKVGGIACIGLGSDFDGIDDTTAGLEHAGVAVPNISSLLRKRGFSSSEVDKILGDNWLRLFKDVCG
- a CDS encoding stage V sporulation protein S; this encodes MEVLKVSAKSNPNSVAGALAGVLRERGCAEMQAIGAGALNQAVKAIAIARGFVAPSGVDLICIPAFTDVIIDGDERTAIKLIVEPR
- a CDS encoding TIGR00282 family metallophosphoesterase, encoding MRILMIGDIVGRPGRRAILENLSALRREMSIDFVIANGENAAAGHGITKEIAKQLFNAGIDVFTMGNHVWNKKEIFDYIEKEKRLLRPANYPPGTPGVGYHLYQTKQGVNIGVVNVSGRIYMQELDCPFRTMDNILKELQYQTNLIFVDFHAEATSEKVAMGWYLDGKVTAICGTHTHVQTADERILPNGTAYITDIGMTGPRDSVIGVTKEIVLEKFITQLPRRFEVADTSYQLNAVVIEVNPENGQALKIDRIFHLE